In the Arthrobacter sp. 31Y genome, one interval contains:
- a CDS encoding NCS1 family nucleobase:cation symporter-1, producing MQTTSSVGVTGTPGDAPAGGPNHPAVGNTDLCAIASEASGRTISPSLYNIDLAPTKAKGRKWTSYSIFTLWANDVHSLGNYAFAIGLFSLGLGGWQILVALGIGAILLFALLNFSGFMGEKTGVPFPVMSRISFGIRGAQIASLVRGAVAVAWFGIQTYLASVVLRVMLVAMAPGLKDLDSNSILGLSTLGWFSFVALWIVQLVIVSFGMEMIRKYEAFAGPVILVTMAAIAVWVFIEAGGAIQWSGIKGLEGGEMWLTIFAGGALWVSIYGTFVLNFCDFTRSSTSKKSIVKGNFWGIPINMLVFGAIVVVMAGGQYKINGTVIESPSDIVQSIPNTLLLVLACLALLILTVAVNLMANFVAPVYALTNLFPRHLNFRKAAWVSGTIGLVILPWNLYNNPIVIVYFLGGLGALLGPLFGVIMADYWLVRRGKVNVPELYTEDPKGAYFYKRGVNPKAIIAMIPAAAIAIAIAFIPALAAAAPFAWFIGAGVAALTFFAVADKKQLHEDVSGEPIAVASTH from the coding sequence ATGCAGACGACTTCATCAGTCGGCGTCACTGGTACTCCGGGAGACGCACCAGCAGGTGGCCCCAACCACCCGGCCGTGGGTAACACGGACCTTTGCGCTATTGCTTCCGAAGCATCAGGCCGTACCATCAGCCCCAGTCTTTACAACATCGACCTCGCTCCCACCAAGGCCAAGGGCCGCAAGTGGACCAGCTACAGCATCTTTACCCTCTGGGCCAACGACGTCCACAGCTTGGGTAACTACGCCTTTGCCATCGGCCTGTTCTCCCTCGGTTTGGGTGGCTGGCAGATCCTGGTGGCGCTGGGAATCGGTGCCATCCTCCTGTTCGCCTTGCTGAACTTCTCCGGGTTTATGGGTGAGAAGACCGGCGTCCCGTTCCCCGTCATGAGCCGCATCAGCTTCGGCATCAGGGGTGCGCAGATCGCCAGCCTGGTTCGCGGCGCCGTTGCCGTGGCCTGGTTCGGCATCCAGACCTACCTGGCCTCGGTGGTCCTCCGAGTGATGCTGGTTGCCATGGCGCCCGGCCTGAAGGACCTGGACAGCAACTCCATTCTTGGCCTCTCAACCCTGGGCTGGTTCTCCTTCGTGGCCCTCTGGATCGTGCAGTTGGTGATCGTCAGCTTCGGTATGGAGATGATCCGTAAGTACGAAGCCTTCGCAGGCCCGGTCATCCTGGTGACCATGGCAGCGATTGCCGTATGGGTGTTCATCGAAGCCGGTGGCGCCATCCAGTGGTCCGGCATCAAGGGCCTTGAAGGTGGGGAAATGTGGCTCACCATCTTCGCCGGAGGTGCGCTGTGGGTGTCCATCTACGGAACCTTCGTGCTGAACTTCTGTGACTTCACGCGGTCCTCCACGTCCAAGAAGTCGATTGTCAAAGGCAACTTCTGGGGCATCCCCATCAACATGCTGGTCTTTGGCGCCATTGTGGTGGTCATGGCCGGCGGGCAATACAAGATCAACGGCACTGTCATCGAGAGTCCCTCGGACATCGTGCAGAGCATCCCGAACACCCTGCTGCTGGTCCTGGCGTGCCTGGCCCTGCTGATCCTGACGGTGGCCGTGAACCTGATGGCCAACTTCGTCGCTCCGGTTTATGCGCTGACCAACCTCTTCCCGAGGCACCTGAACTTCCGCAAGGCAGCCTGGGTCAGCGGCACCATTGGCCTGGTGATCCTGCCGTGGAACCTCTACAACAACCCGATCGTCATTGTGTACTTCCTGGGCGGGCTGGGTGCGTTGCTTGGACCGCTGTTCGGCGTCATCATGGCCGACTACTGGCTGGTCCGCCGCGGCAAGGTCAACGTGCCTGAGCTCTACACCGAGGATCCCAAAGGTGCGTACTTCTACAAGCGGGGCGTCAACCCAAAGGCCATCATCGCGATGATACCGGCGGCAGCGATAGCCATCGCCATCGCCTTCATTCCGGCACTGGCCGCCGCAGCACCGTTCGCCTGGTTTATCGGGGCAGGCGTTGCCGCGCTCACGTTCTTCGCGGTGGCTGACAAGAAGCAGCTCCATGAGGACGTTTCCGGCGAGCCAATCGCCGTCGCCAGTACCCACTGA
- a CDS encoding phosphoribosylaminoimidazolesuccinocarboxamide synthase — MTEGIPTGGFETETLDLPGWTHVYSGKVRDLYVPADEAITEKIGQECVLVVASDRISAYDHVLSSEIPDKGRVLTQLSLWWFDQLDVEHHVLASTVEGGVPAAVEGRAMICKKLDMFPVECIARGYLTGSGLAEYKESRTVCDIPLPEGLVDGSRLEKALFTPSAKAEVGEHDVNITYDDVVAMVGDDIAARLSELTLKIYTRAEEIARERGIILADTKVEFGIDAATGIITLGDEVLTPDSSRFWDASTYAPGQSQPSYDKQYVRDWLTSAESGWDKSSDTPPPALPAEVVERTRARYVEAYEKLTGRTFA, encoded by the coding sequence ATGACTGAGGGCATCCCCACCGGCGGCTTCGAAACCGAAACACTGGACCTTCCGGGCTGGACGCACGTCTATTCCGGCAAGGTTCGCGATCTCTACGTCCCGGCAGACGAAGCCATCACGGAAAAGATCGGCCAGGAATGCGTCTTGGTGGTGGCCAGTGACCGCATCAGCGCTTATGACCACGTGCTGAGCAGCGAAATCCCAGACAAAGGCCGCGTCCTGACGCAGCTGAGCCTGTGGTGGTTCGATCAGTTGGATGTTGAGCACCACGTGCTGGCGTCCACGGTGGAAGGTGGCGTTCCCGCCGCCGTCGAGGGCCGGGCCATGATCTGCAAGAAGCTGGACATGTTCCCGGTGGAATGCATCGCACGCGGTTACCTCACCGGCTCCGGCCTGGCTGAGTACAAGGAATCCCGCACGGTGTGCGACATCCCGCTGCCCGAGGGCCTGGTTGATGGTTCGCGCTTGGAGAAGGCGCTCTTCACGCCTTCTGCCAAAGCCGAAGTGGGCGAGCACGACGTCAACATCACCTATGACGATGTTGTGGCCATGGTGGGCGACGACATCGCCGCACGCCTGAGCGAACTGACCCTGAAGATCTACACCCGCGCCGAGGAGATCGCCCGCGAACGCGGCATCATCCTTGCAGACACCAAGGTGGAGTTCGGCATTGACGCAGCCACGGGCATCATCACCTTGGGCGACGAGGTCCTCACCCCGGACTCTTCACGGTTCTGGGATGCGTCCACGTACGCGCCGGGTCAGTCGCAGCCTTCGTATGACAAGCAGTACGTCCGTGACTGGCTGACCTCCGCTGAGTCCGGCTGGGACAAGTCCTCGGATACTCCTCCGCCGGCACTGCCCGCCGAGGTGGTGGAGCGCACCCGCGCCCGCTACGTCGAAGCGTACGAAAAACTGACGGGCCGCACCTTCGCCTAA
- the purD gene encoding phosphoribosylamine--glycine ligase has translation MKVLVIGPGGREHAIVRSLLEDPNVSEVHAAPGNAGISKLVPTHAIDGNSPEAVSALATKLGVDLVVVGPEAPLAAGVSDAVREAGIPVFGPSKEAAQLEASKAFAKQIMAEANVPTAMARVATNAEEAADALDTFGAPHVVKDDGLAAGKGVVVTKDRDEALAHAQACFDAGGTVVIEEFLDGPEVSLFVLCDGRTTVPLSPAQDFKRIFDNDEGPNTGGMGAYTPLEWAPAGLVQEVIDRVAQPTVDEMARRGTPFVGVLYCGLALTSRGTRVIEFNVRFGDPETQAVLARLKTPLGALLLAAAKGELDTAEELRWSKDTAVAVVVAAENYPDAPRTGDRISGLKKVDELDGVHVVHAGTKLDDEGKVVSAGGRVLAVVALGSDLVEAREKAYDGVELVQLEGSQFRTDIGGKAARGEIRVPYTATGTIPKVQA, from the coding sequence GTGAAGGTACTCGTCATTGGCCCAGGCGGCCGCGAACACGCCATTGTCCGCTCTCTGCTTGAAGATCCCAACGTTTCCGAGGTCCACGCGGCCCCGGGCAACGCGGGCATCAGCAAACTCGTTCCCACTCACGCGATTGACGGGAACAGCCCGGAAGCCGTGTCCGCCCTCGCCACCAAGCTGGGCGTGGACCTGGTGGTGGTGGGCCCTGAGGCGCCGCTCGCCGCCGGGGTTTCCGATGCGGTCCGCGAGGCCGGGATTCCGGTGTTCGGTCCTAGTAAGGAAGCAGCCCAGCTGGAAGCTTCCAAGGCCTTCGCCAAGCAGATCATGGCTGAAGCCAACGTTCCCACGGCCATGGCCCGCGTTGCCACCAACGCCGAGGAAGCTGCCGACGCATTGGACACCTTCGGTGCTCCGCACGTCGTTAAGGATGACGGTCTGGCCGCCGGCAAGGGCGTAGTGGTCACCAAGGACCGCGACGAAGCGCTGGCACACGCCCAGGCCTGCTTCGACGCTGGTGGAACCGTGGTCATCGAAGAGTTCCTGGACGGCCCCGAGGTCTCCCTGTTTGTCCTCTGTGACGGCCGCACCACTGTCCCGCTGTCCCCGGCGCAGGACTTCAAGCGCATCTTCGACAACGACGAAGGCCCCAACACCGGCGGCATGGGCGCGTACACCCCGCTTGAGTGGGCCCCCGCCGGCCTGGTCCAGGAAGTCATCGACCGCGTGGCCCAGCCCACCGTGGATGAGATGGCACGCCGCGGCACCCCGTTCGTCGGTGTTCTCTACTGCGGCCTCGCCCTGACGTCCCGCGGCACACGCGTCATCGAATTCAACGTCCGCTTCGGCGATCCCGAGACGCAAGCCGTCCTGGCACGCCTCAAGACCCCACTCGGTGCGCTGCTGCTGGCAGCTGCCAAGGGCGAACTGGACACCGCAGAAGAGCTGCGCTGGTCCAAGGACACGGCGGTCGCCGTCGTCGTCGCCGCCGAAAACTACCCGGACGCACCCCGCACCGGTGATCGCATCAGCGGCCTGAAGAAGGTTGACGAGCTGGACGGTGTCCACGTGGTCCACGCCGGCACCAAGCTGGACGACGAAGGCAAGGTGGTCTCCGCTGGTGGCCGCGTCCTCGCGGTGGTCGCGCTCGGTTCCGATCTGGTGGAGGCCCGCGAAAAGGCGTACGACGGCGTTGAGCTGGTTCAGCTTGAAGGCTCACAGTTCCGTACGGACATCGGAGGCAAAGCCGCACGCGGCGAAATCCGTGTGCCGTACACCGCGACCGGAACCATCCCGAAAGTGCAGGCTTGA
- a CDS encoding helix-turn-helix domain-containing protein — MGNGFGEKLRAERLERGLTQAELGKNLYSPSYISLLETGRREPTAEVIEELARRLELAPKALEAWSQPVSVSDAEYVLAGLYARQAWDLRDYQLAASHAATAAQIALEAKNNSAWWNMTYMQAECVMKQGQLKECQQIVEHLLEHPMATESAGLGVRAWQMLAAVCHGQGQLATAVEHAKQAVKLSEQLPKGSTLIIGAHRALIGALAESGKLDEAWEYCLAMIEHMDEHSMSQLAGEVAWVVGNVAFMRHDYVEGIKHHERAAKLLSPANDIELWARFNKASAAVRLSSGIVEPETLSAIERAELALSIVGGNKTDQLEVAFIRARWLYLTGDIPAAVEKLREIYADRKVLARHTAGEVSLLLGKSLKAAGEAAEALQFLEEAQHDFSAAGASDRVQQAMDAVLEIRLAERRAAKEHSQA; from the coding sequence GTGGGAAACGGATTCGGCGAGAAGCTACGTGCCGAACGGCTCGAACGTGGGTTGACGCAGGCAGAGCTCGGCAAGAACCTGTACTCACCGAGCTATATTTCGCTGCTTGAAACAGGCCGCCGCGAGCCCACGGCCGAAGTCATCGAGGAGCTCGCCCGCCGTCTTGAGCTGGCGCCCAAAGCACTTGAAGCGTGGAGCCAACCCGTTTCCGTGAGCGACGCCGAGTACGTCCTCGCCGGCCTGTACGCCAGGCAGGCATGGGACCTCCGCGACTATCAGCTCGCCGCCAGCCACGCAGCCACCGCAGCGCAGATTGCCCTCGAGGCCAAGAACAACAGCGCCTGGTGGAACATGACGTACATGCAGGCCGAGTGCGTGATGAAGCAAGGGCAGTTGAAGGAATGCCAGCAGATTGTTGAGCATCTCTTGGAACATCCCATGGCCACGGAATCCGCAGGTCTGGGAGTGCGCGCCTGGCAGATGCTTGCCGCCGTGTGTCACGGACAAGGTCAACTGGCCACCGCCGTCGAGCATGCCAAGCAAGCCGTAAAGCTCAGCGAGCAGCTGCCCAAGGGATCAACTCTCATCATCGGTGCGCACCGCGCGCTGATCGGTGCTCTTGCCGAGAGCGGCAAGTTGGACGAGGCCTGGGAGTACTGCCTGGCGATGATTGAGCACATGGACGAGCACTCCATGTCCCAGCTGGCCGGTGAAGTGGCTTGGGTGGTTGGCAACGTCGCCTTCATGCGCCACGACTATGTGGAGGGCATCAAGCACCACGAGCGTGCAGCCAAGCTCCTCTCCCCCGCCAACGACATTGAGTTGTGGGCCCGTTTCAACAAGGCGTCGGCAGCGGTTCGACTGTCCTCCGGGATTGTGGAACCGGAAACGTTGTCCGCCATTGAGCGTGCAGAACTTGCACTGTCCATTGTGGGCGGAAACAAGACGGACCAGTTGGAGGTCGCGTTCATCCGCGCCCGCTGGCTGTACCTGACCGGGGACATCCCTGCAGCCGTGGAGAAGCTCCGCGAAATTTACGCAGACCGCAAGGTGCTGGCCCGGCACACCGCCGGCGAAGTGTCGCTGTTGCTGGGTAAGTCCTTGAAAGCTGCAGGGGAAGCCGCTGAGGCGCTCCAGTTCCTGGAAGAGGCCCAGCACGACTTCAGCGCGGCGGGAGCTTCGGACCGGGTGCAGCAGGCCATGGACGCTGTACTGGAGATCCGTCTTGCCGAGCGCCGGGCCGCAAAGGAACACTCCCAAGCCTGA
- a CDS encoding endonuclease domain-containing protein — protein MTEWGMRPLSSLPPALSDRAFTLAAADEFGVAPKRLRASDLLVPSRGLRLPRRVQTLLEVARPHLELNQGDFLSHISAAEVLGLPLPAWAQFKPDDGGPVTAVVEPIPWGPKSGPHFREPGRFIHLSRPRNGSLPRRRGVAGHRLTLRDGDLTDQDGVILTSFARTWVDLASMLPMEDLVVVGDAIVSEHERSFGPPRVPMVSLPKLQHFVEKANGIHGVRKARIALDRLRVGVDSPPETKLRLMLEDAGIPAFVPNCRVDDALGRPVWTDLGCPEYRTCLEYEGLHHLSPEQQALDAYRDQRVSEAGWRQVKINKVDMKHGRKWVVARVVQALRKQGWKS, from the coding sequence ATGACTGAATGGGGCATGCGTCCGTTGTCTTCTCTTCCTCCCGCACTTTCTGACCGCGCCTTTACCTTGGCTGCGGCTGATGAATTCGGCGTTGCCCCGAAGAGATTGCGGGCATCGGACCTACTGGTGCCCAGCCGGGGACTCCGGCTACCGCGGCGAGTGCAGACGTTGCTGGAGGTTGCCCGGCCACATCTTGAACTCAATCAGGGTGACTTCCTCAGCCATATCAGTGCCGCGGAGGTGCTCGGCCTTCCCCTGCCTGCTTGGGCGCAGTTCAAGCCCGACGACGGCGGCCCGGTGACCGCCGTCGTAGAACCTATTCCTTGGGGGCCAAAAAGCGGGCCCCACTTTCGGGAGCCGGGGCGATTCATCCATCTATCTCGGCCAAGGAACGGATCGCTGCCTCGGCGTAGGGGAGTTGCCGGCCACCGCCTGACTTTGAGGGACGGTGATCTCACAGACCAGGACGGGGTTATCCTCACGTCTTTTGCGCGGACGTGGGTGGATCTGGCCTCGATGTTGCCCATGGAAGATCTGGTGGTCGTGGGCGATGCCATTGTCAGCGAACACGAACGCTCGTTCGGGCCACCACGGGTTCCCATGGTCTCTTTGCCGAAGCTGCAACACTTCGTTGAAAAGGCCAACGGTATCCATGGCGTCCGCAAGGCCCGCATCGCGTTGGACCGTCTGCGTGTTGGCGTTGATTCTCCTCCGGAAACGAAGCTGCGCTTGATGCTGGAAGATGCCGGAATCCCTGCATTCGTCCCTAACTGCAGGGTTGACGATGCCCTTGGTAGGCCGGTGTGGACGGACCTCGGATGCCCGGAGTATCGGACCTGCCTTGAATACGAGGGTCTCCATCACCTTTCTCCAGAGCAGCAAGCCCTGGATGCTTACCGGGATCAGCGCGTCTCAGAGGCAGGCTGGCGTCAGGTCAAGATCAACAAGGTGGACATGAAGCACGGGAGGAAATGGGTGGTGGCCCGCGTGGTTCAAGCCCTCCGAAAGCAGGGTTGGAAGTCCTGA
- a CDS encoding SDR family oxidoreductase, which translates to MTDSSPPTNPRVAVVTGAGSGIGRAVARLMLADGYRVALAGRREAHLLETAGEHPDALAVPCDVTAPDDVARLFAEVRQRWGRVDVLFNNAGIFGPAGDVGEISVDEWESTLRVNVTGSMLCAAEAVRSMKAQEPQGGRIINNGSISAHSPRPRSVAYTVTKHAMTGLTKSIELDGREFGITCGQIDIGNTGTEIMDTIGVGSGALQADGSRKVEPMFPVDDAARAVLMMANMPASASVGSLVVTAAGMPFVGRG; encoded by the coding sequence ATGACTGACTCCAGCCCGCCCACAAACCCGAGGGTCGCCGTCGTGACCGGGGCCGGTTCGGGTATTGGGCGAGCCGTCGCCAGGCTCATGCTCGCCGACGGCTACCGCGTTGCGTTGGCCGGCCGCCGTGAGGCGCACTTGCTGGAGACCGCGGGCGAACATCCGGACGCGTTGGCGGTTCCGTGCGATGTCACAGCGCCCGACGACGTCGCGCGCCTTTTCGCGGAGGTGCGCCAACGCTGGGGCCGGGTTGATGTGCTGTTCAACAACGCCGGTATCTTTGGCCCGGCAGGCGACGTGGGCGAGATCAGCGTGGACGAGTGGGAGTCGACTCTGCGCGTGAACGTCACCGGTTCCATGCTGTGCGCGGCCGAGGCTGTGCGAAGCATGAAAGCCCAAGAGCCGCAGGGTGGCCGCATCATCAACAACGGATCCATCTCGGCGCATTCGCCCAGGCCCAGGTCCGTGGCTTATACGGTCACCAAGCACGCCATGACGGGCCTGACCAAGAGCATCGAGCTGGACGGGCGTGAATTTGGCATCACCTGTGGGCAGATCGACATCGGCAACACCGGCACGGAGATCATGGACACCATCGGCGTGGGGTCGGGTGCCCTTCAAGCCGACGGCAGCCGCAAGGTGGAGCCCATGTTTCCCGTGGACGACGCTGCCCGTGCCGTACTCATGATGGCCAACATGCCGGCGTCGGCCAGTGTGGGATCCCTGGTGGTGACGGCTGCCGGCATGCCGTTCGTGGGGCGCGGCTAG
- a CDS encoding sterol carrier family protein, with product MAVARRRVNVEEGRAALAAWQAAVEPSGTSGEPGSGAGTPPSRALIATAVRYSLEEVTARAPGNSVEVRVPPFGVTQCVEGPRHTRGTPPNVIECDAATWLSLVTGRMTWADAVSRHQLTASGLRADLSELLPL from the coding sequence ATGGCTGTTGCACGACGCCGCGTCAACGTAGAGGAAGGCCGCGCCGCGCTGGCAGCCTGGCAGGCCGCCGTCGAGCCTTCCGGTACTTCAGGTGAGCCGGGCAGCGGTGCCGGGACCCCGCCGTCGCGCGCTTTGATTGCGACGGCGGTGCGCTACTCCTTGGAGGAAGTCACCGCACGCGCACCCGGCAACTCGGTGGAGGTTCGGGTGCCGCCGTTCGGAGTCACCCAGTGCGTGGAGGGTCCCCGCCACACGCGCGGCACTCCCCCGAATGTGATCGAGTGCGACGCCGCCACGTGGCTGTCGCTGGTGACCGGCAGGATGACGTGGGCTGACGCTGTTTCGCGCCACCAGCTAACAGCGTCCGGGCTGCGCGCAGACCTCTCGGAGTTGCTCCCCCTCTAA
- a CDS encoding cation:dicarboxylate symporter family transporter, with translation MKIPDSAALKASSAPQKKKRLYQSLFFQILIAVVAGVLIGHFWPTIGSALRPLGDGFIQLIKMIIAPLIFLVIVTGISAVGDVKAVGRVGVKALLYFTGATLFALVFGLIVGNLVQPGAGLNIDPSTLSQDALNAKTGNAPPKDAAAFILDVIPVSVIGAFASNSLLQVLFFSVFFGAAIVVIGRERCLPVISLMETVLELIFKIMSWIMKVAPIGAFGAMAFIIGQYGIGTLSTYALLIAACYGAAIIFIGLLFVVAWGFARVPLWSFLKYTREEFLLALGTASTEAVMPRIMTKLTNAGCSRATTGLVVPTGYSFNLDGAAIYLSISLLFLAQAFGHNLDLGQQLAALGVLLLTSKGMAGVPGSSFLALSATAAALGIFPVAGVALLLGADRLMDSMRVVVNLLGNCVATFVVAKWEGQFDRSVMVRAFNGEITNEDTAIMLGKEDVYAQQELERISSGQNPSPKFRGGPTADDIPQFEMSKKGQSTTPVCPD, from the coding sequence ATGAAGATCCCAGACTCCGCGGCGCTGAAGGCGAGTTCGGCCCCGCAGAAGAAAAAGCGGCTGTACCAGTCGCTCTTTTTTCAAATCCTGATCGCCGTCGTCGCAGGTGTACTCATCGGTCATTTTTGGCCGACCATTGGGTCCGCCCTTCGGCCACTGGGCGATGGATTCATTCAACTCATCAAGATGATCATTGCCCCGCTGATTTTCCTCGTGATCGTCACGGGTATCTCGGCAGTGGGCGACGTCAAGGCGGTCGGAAGGGTCGGGGTCAAAGCGCTCCTGTACTTCACCGGCGCCACTCTTTTCGCCCTCGTTTTCGGGCTCATCGTCGGTAACCTCGTTCAGCCAGGTGCCGGCCTGAACATCGATCCCTCCACGCTTTCCCAGGATGCCCTCAACGCCAAGACCGGAAACGCGCCTCCCAAGGACGCCGCAGCGTTCATCCTGGACGTCATTCCGGTCAGCGTGATCGGCGCATTTGCCAGCAACAGCCTGCTTCAGGTGCTGTTCTTCTCAGTCTTCTTCGGTGCCGCCATCGTGGTCATTGGCCGCGAGCGTTGCCTGCCGGTCATCAGCCTCATGGAAACCGTCCTTGAGCTGATCTTCAAGATCATGTCCTGGATCATGAAAGTGGCCCCCATCGGCGCCTTCGGTGCCATGGCCTTCATCATTGGCCAGTACGGGATCGGCACGCTCAGTACCTACGCCCTCCTGATAGCTGCCTGCTACGGAGCAGCCATCATCTTCATCGGCTTGTTGTTCGTGGTGGCTTGGGGCTTCGCCCGCGTTCCGCTGTGGTCATTCCTGAAGTACACCCGCGAAGAATTCCTGCTGGCGCTCGGCACGGCCTCCACCGAAGCTGTGATGCCGCGCATCATGACCAAGCTGACCAACGCTGGTTGCTCCCGTGCCACCACAGGCCTGGTGGTTCCCACGGGCTACTCCTTCAACCTCGACGGCGCCGCGATCTACCTTTCCATCTCGCTGCTGTTCCTGGCCCAGGCTTTCGGCCACAACCTTGATCTCGGCCAGCAGCTGGCAGCCCTGGGTGTGCTCCTCCTGACCTCCAAAGGCATGGCCGGCGTACCGGGTTCGTCCTTCCTGGCACTCTCCGCTACCGCTGCCGCCCTCGGCATCTTCCCGGTTGCCGGCGTCGCCCTTCTTCTCGGAGCCGACCGCCTCATGGACTCCATGCGAGTGGTCGTCAACCTGCTCGGCAACTGTGTGGCAACGTTCGTGGTGGCCAAGTGGGAAGGCCAGTTCGACCGCAGCGTCATGGTCCGCGCCTTCAACGGTGAGATCACCAACGAGGACACAGCCATCATGCTCGGCAAGGAAGACGTCTACGCACAGCAGGAACTGGAGCGCATCAGCAGCGGCCAGAACCCGTCCCCGAAGTTCCGCGGTGGACCCACAGCCGACGACATCCCGCAGTTCGAGATGAGCAAGAAGGGGCAATCAACAACCCCGGTTTGCCCGGACTGA
- a CDS encoding asparaginase has translation MPISSHETFNVESAVELAVIERSGFIESRHIGAAVVLAGDGSVVTRLGDIDAPVLARSTLKPFQALASMQSGVPLRGAQVAVACGSHTGSLDHMDIVEGMLKAAGVKEENLQCPTAWPQDETARNWLVRSERGQSKLAFNCSGKHAAFLWACTENGWDLRSYLEPNHPLQQRVRSVIEEYSGETISHLGIDGCGAPVAAISLTGLARAYSRLAKSPGDKSSNARAATIATSMLDYPWAVQGKGESNTIVMEELEVLAKIGAEGVLVLATPTGATVAVKMLDGNLRATSLVGLTLLAVSGAVDIPAVSSVLERVVEPVLGGGHEVGKIRLGHAVSALLD, from the coding sequence ATGCCCATAAGTTCGCATGAAACGTTCAACGTTGAGTCCGCGGTGGAACTGGCAGTGATCGAACGAAGTGGCTTTATTGAGTCCCGGCACATCGGCGCGGCCGTGGTTCTTGCCGGTGACGGCTCGGTAGTCACCCGCCTTGGTGACATCGACGCCCCCGTCCTCGCCCGCTCCACCCTCAAGCCCTTCCAAGCGCTGGCTTCCATGCAGTCCGGGGTTCCCCTGCGCGGCGCACAAGTTGCTGTGGCCTGCGGCAGCCACACTGGATCCCTGGACCATATGGACATTGTTGAGGGGATGCTCAAAGCAGCCGGCGTGAAGGAAGAAAACCTTCAGTGCCCCACGGCCTGGCCCCAGGACGAAACCGCCCGCAACTGGCTGGTCCGGTCAGAGCGTGGACAATCCAAGCTGGCCTTCAATTGCTCCGGCAAGCATGCCGCGTTCCTCTGGGCGTGCACAGAAAACGGCTGGGACCTGCGCAGCTATCTTGAGCCCAATCACCCGCTCCAGCAGCGTGTTCGATCGGTGATCGAGGAATACAGCGGCGAAACCATCTCCCATCTGGGCATCGACGGCTGCGGCGCACCCGTTGCCGCCATCTCGCTGACCGGCCTCGCCCGCGCCTACTCCCGCTTGGCCAAGTCCCCGGGCGATAAATCATCCAACGCGCGTGCTGCCACCATCGCCACGTCCATGCTCGACTATCCCTGGGCGGTCCAAGGCAAGGGCGAGTCCAACACCATCGTCATGGAAGAACTCGAGGTCCTGGCGAAAATCGGGGCTGAAGGGGTTCTGGTCCTGGCGACGCCCACGGGCGCAACCGTTGCCGTGAAGATGCTGGACGGGAACCTCCGGGCCACGTCTTTGGTAGGACTGACTCTCCTGGCCGTGAGCGGCGCCGTGGACATCCCTGCAGTTTCCAGCGTTCTGGAACGGGTGGTGGAGCCCGTACTCGGCGGCGGCCACGAGGTTGGCAAGATCAGGCTCGGCCACGCCGTCTCCGCCCTCCTGGACTAG
- a CDS encoding aspartate/glutamate racemase family protein, with protein MRILVANVNTTQSMTDSIAAQARAAAAPGTEIIGITPRFGADSCEGNFESYLAAIAVMDAVVNYPEPFDAVIQAGYGEHGREGLQELLDVPVVDITEAAASTAMFLGHKYSVVTTLDRAVPLIEDRLKLAGLDARCASVRASGMAVLELEEYPERAVEAIVSQAEQAVHNDKAEVIVLGCGGMAGLDEQIRQRTGVPVVDGVAAAVTIAESLVRLGLSTSKVRTYATPRPKTVIGWPITAAQATSAQPAEAAR; from the coding sequence ATGCGCATCTTGGTCGCAAACGTGAACACCACCCAATCCATGACCGACTCCATCGCCGCCCAGGCACGTGCGGCCGCAGCGCCCGGCACCGAGATCATCGGCATCACTCCGCGGTTCGGCGCCGACTCCTGCGAAGGGAACTTTGAAAGTTACCTGGCAGCGATCGCCGTCATGGATGCCGTGGTGAACTATCCCGAACCGTTCGACGCCGTCATCCAGGCCGGCTATGGAGAGCACGGCCGCGAAGGCCTTCAGGAACTCCTGGACGTCCCGGTGGTGGACATTACCGAGGCAGCAGCCAGCACTGCGATGTTCCTGGGCCACAAGTATTCAGTGGTCACCACGCTGGACCGCGCCGTTCCGCTCATCGAGGACCGCCTCAAGCTCGCCGGCCTGGACGCGCGTTGCGCTTCTGTGAGGGCCAGTGGCATGGCCGTACTGGAACTCGAGGAATACCCGGAGCGTGCTGTTGAAGCAATCGTGAGCCAGGCGGAGCAAGCTGTTCACAATGACAAGGCCGAGGTTATTGTCCTCGGTTGCGGCGGCATGGCCGGGCTGGACGAGCAGATCCGCCAGCGCACGGGCGTCCCCGTGGTGGACGGCGTGGCTGCGGCGGTCACCATTGCCGAGTCCCTGGTGCGCCTCGGCTTGTCCACGTCCAAAGTCAGGACCTATGCCACGCCGCGTCCGAAGACTGTCATAGGCTGGCCGATAACCGCAGCCCAGGCAACCTCAGCCCAGCCGGCCGAAGCCGCACGCTGA